A DNA window from Theobroma cacao cultivar B97-61/B2 chromosome 5, Criollo_cocoa_genome_V2, whole genome shotgun sequence contains the following coding sequences:
- the LOC18598156 gene encoding heat stress transcription factor A-3: MNPEDEKRSPSSPPNPPQTLPFPSPLVELETFSTSAPAEKEFIGVPRPLEILQGNPVPPFLSKTFDLVDDTSLDPIISWGPTGESFVVWDPLEFSRLILPRNFKHNNFSSFVRQLNTYGFRKIDTDKWEFANEAFQRGRRHLLKNIQRRKSPQSQQVGNYFGASTEAGRSGLEGEIERLRKEKSVLMQEVVDLQQHHQGTARNVEVVGQRLQAAEKRQKQMVSFLVKLFQNPAFLARLKQKKEQGEFGSPRMRRKFVRHQQIELLNSEPPVEGQLVEYKPDWRNLAISSSAPDSNPISVEQSPDYLPEGLDGIDLGAECLPFQIDNEVVVSDELAVAHGYIRTSELVGEGTSALGSKDSHIKGKNIIRSEQEVIPGYLVSFPEELVKHKSSSEFSSSIGETVAKHEDIWSMGFDVTAGMSSSSNELWGNLESYDIPELGVTGELPDVWDLGFVQTAEDSGTDKWPIEESPFDNPET, translated from the exons ATGAACCCAGAAGACGAAAAACGCTCCCCCAGTTCCCCTCCTAACCCACCCCAAACGTTGCCTTTCCCTTCTCCATTAGTGGAATTGGAGACCTTTTCAACATCAGCACCAGCTGAAAAGGAGTTTATCGGAGTGCCTCGGCCTTTGGAAATTCTTCAGGGGAATCCAGTCCCGCCTTTTCTGTCGAAAACGTTTGATTTAGTCGATGACACGTCCTTGGATCCGATCATCTCTTGGGGTCCGACGGGAGAGAGCTTTGTGGTTTGGGACCCGCTCGAGTTTTCCAGGCTGATACTTCCTCGGAATTTCAAGCACAATAATTTCTCCAGCTTTGTTCGTCAGCTTAATACTTAT GGGTTTCGTAAGATTGATACTGATAAGTGGGAATTTGCCAATGAAGCTTTTCAGCGAGGGAGGAGGCATCTTTTAAAGAACATTCAGAGGCGTAAGTCACCTCAATCACAACAGGTTGGTAACTACTTTGGAGCTTCTACTGAAGCTGGAAGGTCTGGATTGGAAGGTGAAATAGAAAGGTTAAGGAAGGAGAAGAGTGTGTTGATGCAGGAAGTAGTGGATCTGCAGCAGCACCACCAGGGTACAGCTCGAAATGTGGAAGTAGTGGGTCAGAGGCTTCAAGCGGCAGAAAAAAGGCAGAAGCAAATGGTTTCATTCTTAGTGAAGTTATTTCAGAATCCTGCTTTCTTAGCACGCCTTAAACAAAAGAAGGAACAGGGAGAATTTGGTTCTCCAAGGATGAGGAGGAAGTTTGTCAGGCACCAGCAGATTGAACTGCTCAATTCAGAACCACCTGTTGAAGGGCAGCTTGTGGAGTACAAACCTGATTGGAGAAACCTTGCTATATCCTCTTCAGCCCCAGACTCAAATCCAATTTCTGTTGAACAATCTCCAGATTATCTACCTGAAGGTCTAGACGGAATTGATTTAGGTGCAGAATGCTTGCCATTTCAAATCGATAATGAAGTAGTTGTATCTGATGAGTTAGCAGTTGCACATGGATATATTAGAACCTCGGAGCTTGTTGGAGAGGGTACATCAGCCTTGGGAAGCAAAGATTCCCATATCAAAGGGAAGAACATAATACGCTCAGAACAAGAGGTTATTCCAGGGTATTTAGTCTCTTTCCCAGAGGAATTAGTGAAGCATAAGAGCTCCTCAGAGTTCTCATCTTCAATTGGTGAAACTGTTGCTAAACATGAGGATATATGGAGCATGGGTTTTGATGTCACTGCTGGTATGTCTAGTTCTAGCAATGAGTTATGGGGTAATCTTGAAAGCTACGACATTCCTGAGTTGGGAGTGACTGGCGAGTTACCTGATGTCTGGGATCTGGGATTTGTACAAACAGCAGAGGATTCAGGCACTGATAAATGGCCAATTGAGGAATCTCCTTTTGATAATCCTGAGACTTAG
- the LOC18598157 gene encoding ribosome production factor 2 homolog: MMRIKTPKKGRVKRELEKRAPKLVETGKKTLILQGTKTSSILNAVLSEICHLKKGGVVRYTRKNDNIRPFESGGETSLEFFSLKTDCSIFVYGSHSKKRPNNLVIGRTYDHHIYDLVEVGVENFKSIESFTYDKKLAPLMGSKPFIAFVGEGFENVDELKHLKEVLLDLLRGEVVENINLAGLDRAYVCTAISSNKVYLSHCALRLKKSGTVVPRMELVEVGPSMDLVVRRHRLPNEGLRKEAMKTAKDQPKKKIKNVSTDAVQGTIGKIYIPDQKIGDMALPNKAKGVKRERREAKKKEANEHASKKQKEESE, encoded by the exons ATGATGAGAATTAAAACTCCCAAGAAAGGCAGAGTCAAAAGGGAATTAGAAAAACGCGCTCCAAAGCTT GTTGAAACAGGGAAGAAGACGCTGATATTACAGGGTACAAAGACGAGCAGCATATTGAATGCTGTGTTGAGTGAAATTTGCCATTTGAAGAAAGGTGGAGTTGTGAGATACACAAGGAAGAATGATAATATAAGGCCTTTTGAAAGTGGGGGTGAAACTTCGTTGGAGTTCTTTTCTCTCAAAACTGATTGCAGCATTTTTGTT TATGGTTCACACTCAAAGAAGCGACCCAACAATCTTGTTATAGGGCGAACATATGATCACCATATTTATGATCTTGTAGAGGTTGgggttgaaaattttaaatccattGAATCATTCACTTATGACAAGAAGCTAGCTCCACTGATGGGATCAAAGCCTTTCATTGCTTTTGTTGGAGAAGGATTTGAGAATGTAGATGAGCTGAAACATTTGAAGGAAGTTTTGCTCGATCTTTTGCGGGGAGAG GTTGTGGAGAATATAAATCTTGCTGGGTTGGACCGTGCTTATGTATGTACAGCAATATCTTCAAATAAGGTATACCTTTCACATTGTGCATTGCGGCTGAAAAAGTCTGGCACTGTAGTTCCAAGGATGGAACTGGTAGAAGTAGGCCCCTCCATGGATTTGGTGGTTCGGCGTCATCGCCTTCCAAATGAAGGCTTGAGGAAAGAAGCTATGAAAACAGCTAAAGATCAACCTAAGAAGAAG ATCAAAAATGTTAGCACAGATGCTGTACAAGGGACAATTGGGAAGATCTATATTCCCGATCAGAAG ATTGGAGATATGGCTTTGCCGAACAAGGCCAAGGGTGTGAAGAGAGAGCGCCGTGAAGCTAAGAAGAAAGAGGCTAATGAGCATGCCTCAAAAAAGCAGAAGGAAGAGTCTGAGTAG